A genome region from Erigeron canadensis isolate Cc75 chromosome 3, C_canadensis_v1, whole genome shotgun sequence includes the following:
- the LOC122594546 gene encoding uncharacterized protein LOC122594546, producing MTKLDHSPTLHLNMPQLDFESLPSICTDRKIACDPDTLDYPPESFWLSKDAEFDWFDRNAFLDRNESIKGNSNSINLNSNTKNIHFLKPKGNNINILLPNAQKTRRNCRLANILLFPKRLNSLSKETTSMAEPMSPKVSCLGRVRSKGCTRGQTSTPQNEKETPDSQHHDKTGFVWCVKWLFGSNCYNPRKSKKLTVEVNQVSEYSAPRRPAIDSA from the coding sequence atgaCAAAACTTGACCACTCTCCAACTCTTCACCTAAACATGCCTCAACTTGATTTCGAATCGCTACCTTCCATATGCACTGATCGAAAGATCGCGTGTGATCCCGATACTCTCGATTATCCCCCTGAATCATTCTGGCTATCTAAAGACGCTGAATTCGACTGGTTTGATCGTAATGCATTCTTAGATCGAAACGAATCCATCAAAGGAAACTCAAATTCAATAAATCTGAACTCCAACacaaaaaacatacatttttTGAAACCGAAAggtaataatattaatatattattaccaAATGCGCAAAAGACACGTAGAAATTGTAGGCTTGCGAATATATTGTTGTTTCCTAAGAGATTAAATTCTTTATCTAAAGAGACCACCTCGATGGCAGAACCCATGTCACCGAAAGTGTCGTGTCTTGGTAGAGTTAGATCAAAAGGGTGTACTCGTGGTCAAACGAGTACACcacaaaatgaaaaagaaacacCTGACAGTCAACACCATGACAAAACCGGGTTTGTATGGTGTGTAAAGTGGTTATTTGGATCTAATTGTTACAATCCTAGAAAATCTAAGAAATTGACGGTGGAAGTTAATCAAGTATCGGAATATTCAGCTCCAAGAAGACCGGCGATTGATTCGGCGTAG
- the LOC122592879 gene encoding alpha carbonic anhydrase 1, chloroplastic — translation MAACQVVQIFSILLILILTTCANHVNGGSPQFGYLGPTNPKKWGSLSPTYSACSKGKFQSPVNIVKSKCVSGRHLKPLDIEYHVSVNATLVDNLFNVAMNYDGNAGAFELNGKNYSLVQMHWHSPSEHHIDGVQYAAELHLVHKAADGGVSVIALLYHYGHPDPLLSKIQNKLVQLKKMVHSSSSQQAQVAIGTITTKQIRKHTRKYYRYVGSFSTPPCTEGVIWNILGKVRSISREQVAELKAPLIWECKSNSRPVQPLNGRKIEMYDDQMGHF, via the exons ATGGCTGCTTGTCAAGTTGTTCAAATCTTCTCCATCTTATTAATCTTGATCCTTACGACATGTGCCAACCACG TGAATGGAGGAAGCCCACAGTTTGGATACTTGGGCCCAACAAACCCCAAAAAATGGGGGAGTCTAAGCCCAACATACTCGGCCTGTTCCAAAGGGAAATTTCAGTCTCCGGTCAACATAGTGAAGTCAAAATGTGTTTCTGGTCGACATTTGAAGCCATTAGACATCGAATATCATGTTTCTGTTAATGCTACTCTTGTTGACAATCTCTTCAATGTCGca ATGAATTATGATGGAAATGCAGGAGCCTTTGAGTTGAATGGAAAAAACTATAGTCTTGTACAAATGCATTGGCATTCTCCTTCTGAGCATCACATCGATGGCGTTCA GTATGCTGCTGAGCTTCATTTGGTTCATAAGGCTGCTGATGGAGGAGTATCGGTTATCGCTCTTCTCTACCATTATGGCCATCCTGACCCTCTTTTATCTAAG ATACAAAACAAATTGGTGCAATTGAAGAAGATGGTTCATAGCTCATCCAGCCAACAAGCTCAAGTTGCTATTGGGACCATCACCACGAAACAAATTAGGAAACACACACGCAAGTATTACCGATATGTGGGTTCTTTTTCTACACCACCATGTACCGAAGGAGTTATTTGGAACATTCTTGGCAAG GTGAGGTCCATTTCACGAGAACAAGTAGCAGAATTAAAAGCACCGTTGATTTGGGAATGCAAGAGCAACTCAAGACCCGTTCAACCATTAAATGGAAGAAAAATAGAGATGTATGATGACCAAATGGGCCACTTTTAA